In the Gopherus flavomarginatus isolate rGopFla2 chromosome 6, rGopFla2.mat.asm, whole genome shotgun sequence genome, one interval contains:
- the RBM15B gene encoding putative RNA-binding protein 15B has translation MKRGSERDSSPGGAGGGRAAAAKRPRERERESSSRRGPHRSSGASRSSRDKLPPGGGSGASSSRSHRGDERAGGSDSNHRTAGSGSASSARSSQAAPPSTSSSSRALGPPKAKALPGAVVAPSLLLAGPPPGAAPSLLLAPLGGSPGLVVEPPGSCEYKTLLVSGLSAALPDQLLEDGLFRQFQRFASGGAGDISVKLSHTPELGRVAYVNFRHPGDARDARRHARARQLLLYDRPLKVEPVYLRGGRRSRTPPPVPSPEPLGYLPPIHSTYQYKQRSLSPVASPLLREPRPRHAHAAAAAFALEAAALGLSRERERALDYYGLYDERGRPYGYPIVAEEDLMPEDDQRATRNLFIGNLDHNVSEVELRRAFEKYGIIEEVVIKRPARGQGGAYAFLKFQNLDMAHRAKVAMSGRVVGRNPIKIGYGKANPTTRLWVGGLGPSTSLAALAREFDRFGSIRTIDYVKGDSFAYIQYESLDAAQAACAQMRGFPLGGPERRLRVDFAKAEETRYPQQYQPAPLPVHYELLPDGYSRHRSLEQDLRVRDRTPPHLLYSDRDRSFAEADWASPTKNAERRNNLESYGRSVRSRSGERWGSDSDRSVPKPWEERRKRRSLSSDRGRTAHSPYEDRGRTKASGLALDRSPDRVRKENNTTESGTERDQNNSLQNNRHVSEEKPHRETSDLPQPKRRDSERNHRTGESESKTHEEPKSETKKVKNLSEFAQTLQLAWNGLLVLKNSCFPTSMHILEGDLGVINGLLKDHSSGGKLTQLKIAQRLRLDQPKLDEVTRRIKQGSPNGYAVLLATQATQGGVGAEGTFPVVEPGLQRRLLRNLVSYLKQKQAAGVISLPVGGAKCRDSTGMLYAFPPCEFSQQYLQSALRTLGKLEEEHMVIVIVKDTA, from the coding sequence ATGAAGCGGGGCAGCGAGCGGGACTCCAGcccgggcggggcggggggaggccgAGCCGCCGCCGCCAAGCGGCCCCGGGAGCGAGAACGGGAAAGCAGCAGCCGGCGGGGCCCGCACCGGAGCTCGGGCGCCTCCCGCAGTAGCCGGGACAAGCTCCCGCCCGGCGGCGGCAGCGGCGCCTCCAGCTCCCGCAGCCACCGCGGTGACGAGCGGGCCGGAGGCAGCGACTCCAACCACCGCACGGCGGGGAGCGGCTCGGCCTCCAGCGCTCGCAGCAGCCAGGCcgcccccccctccacctcctcctcctcccgggCGCTGGGGCCCCCCAAGGCCAAGGCCCTACCGGGGGCCGTGGTGGCCCCATCACTGCTGCTGGCGGGCCCCCCGCCGGGGGCAGCaccctccctgctgctggcccctctgGGGGGCTCGCCAGGGCTGGTGGTGGAGCCGCCCGGCTCCTGCGAGTACAAGACGTTGCTGGTGAGTGGGCTGAGTGCAGCGCTGCCTGACCAGCTGCTGGAGGATGGGCTCTTCCGCCAGTTCCAGCGCTTTGCGAGTGGGGGCGCTGGCGACATCAGTGTGAAGCTCTCCCACACGCCTGAGCTGGGCCGTGTCGCCTATGTCAACTTCCGGCACCCGGGGGACGCCCGTGATGCCCGCAGACACGCCCGGGCCCGGCAGCTGCTTCTGTACGATCGTCCCCTCAAAGTGGAGCCTGTGTATCTACGTGGGGGTCGCAGGAGCCGCACACCCCCACCTGTGCCCTCCCCAGAGCCTCTGGGCTACCTGCCACCCATCCACAGCACCTACCAGTATAAGCAGAGGTCACTCTCACCTGTTGCCAGCCCTTTATTGAGGGAGCCAAGGCCCCGACATGCTCATGCCGCGGCTGCAGCCTTTGCCTTGGAGGCTGCTGCACTCGGGCTCTCCCGGGAGCGGGAGAGGGCACTGGATTACTATGGGCTGTATGATGAGCGTGGCCGCCCCTATGGCTACCCCATAGTGGCTGAGGAAGACCTGATGCCAGAGGATGACCAGAGAGCCACCCGGAACCTGTTCATTGGGAACTTAGATCATAACGTTTCAGAGGTGGAGCTGAGACGTGCTTTTGAGAAGTATGGCATCATTGAGGAGGTGGTGATTAAGCGCCCTGCTCGAGGTCAAGGTGGGGCGTATGCATTTCTCAAGTTCCAAAACTTGGACATGGCCCATCGGGCTAAGGTCGCCATGTCTGGCCGGGTTGTTGGCAGGAACCCCATCAAAATTGGCTATGGTAAAGCCAACCCTACTACTCGACTCTGGGTAGGCGGCCTTGGACCAAGTACATCCCTGGCTGCCCTTGCTAGGGAGTTTGATCGCTTTGGTAGCATCAGAACTATTGACTATGTGAAGGGGGATAGCTTTGCCTATATTCAATATGAAAGCCTGGATGCTGCCCAGGCTGCCTGTGCGCAGATGAGGGGCTTCCCCTTGGGCGGACCAGAGAGGAGACTTAGAGTGGATTTTGCCAAAGCTGAAGAGACAAGATACCCCCAGCAGTACCAGCCTGCACCACTCCCTGTGCACTATGAGCTGTTACCTGATGGATATAGCAGGCACAGAAGCCTAGAGCAAGACTTAAGGGTGAGAGATAGGACTCCTCCACATCTCCTGTACTCGGACAGAGACAGGAGCTTTGCAGAGGCAGACTGGGCTAGCCCTACCAAAAATGCTGAACGCAGAAATAACTTGGAGAGCTATGGCCGATCCGTGCGTAGCCGCAGCGGAGAACGTTGGGGTAGTGACAGTGACCGCAGCGTGCCCaagccttgggaagaaaggcgGAAACGCCGGAGCCTTTCCAGTGACCGTGGAAGGACTGCTCATTCGCCTTACGAGGACAGAGGCAGGACAAAGGCCAGTGGGTTAGCTTTAGATCGCAGCCCAGACAGGGTTCGGAAAGAGAACAACACTACAGAATCTGGAACAGAACGAGACCAGAATAACTCCCTTCAGAACAACCGGCATGTATCTGAGGAGAAACCCCATCGTGAAACTTCTGATCTTCCTCAGCCTAAAAGAAGGGACAGCGAACGCAATCATCGAACTGGTGAATCGGAATCAAAAACTCACGAGGAGCCAAAATCTGAGACCAAAAAAGTAAAGAACTTATCAGAATTCGCTCAGACACTGCAACTTGCTTGGAACGGGCTTCTTGTGTTAAAAAATAGCTGCTTCCCCACCTCTATGCACATCCTGGAGGGAGACCTAGGTGTCATCAATGGGCTCCTAAAAGACCATTCATCTGGTGGGAAGTTAACACAGCTCAAGATTGCTCAAAGACTTCGACTTGACCAGCCCAAGCTGGATGAAGTAACTCGCCGTATCAAACAAGGCAGTCCTAATGGTTATGCTGTGCTACTGGCTACCCAAGCCACCCAAGGAGGGGTAGGGGCTGAGGGGACTTTTCCTGTTGTGGAGCCTGGCTTGCAGCGAAGGCTTCTCAGGAATCTGGTCTCCTACTTGAAACAGAAGCAGGCTGCTGGGGTGATCAGCCTGCCTGTGGGAGGGGCGAAGTGCAGAGACAGCACAGGCATGCTTTACGCTTTCCCTCCCTGTGAATTCTCTCAGCAGTACCTCCAGTCAGCACTAAGGACATTGGGAAAGTTAGAAGAAGAACATATGGTGATAGTTATAGTCAAAGACACTGCCTAG